In the Paenibacillus sp. FSL H7-0357 genome, one interval contains:
- a CDS encoding SGNH/GDSL hydrolase family protein → MSISFAKPNKVILFQGDSITDGNRGRDNDPNHILGHGYAYIIGGKLGNELAEQQPMFYNRGVSGDRISDLYARWNEDAIYLQPDILSILIGVNDIWRMMKGEPGGCTDRYERAYRHVLEETREVLPDTKLVLVEPFILNTGAPAEDWSGWSKWISHYQGVVRELSQQFGTVHVPLQDAFNAAVERAEAAYWLWDGVHPTTAGHDLIAKEWLSVVEKSGIC, encoded by the coding sequence ATGTCTATTTCATTTGCTAAGCCAAACAAAGTTATTCTGTTTCAGGGAGATTCCATCACCGACGGCAACCGTGGCCGCGATAACGATCCCAATCATATTCTGGGGCATGGCTATGCCTACATCATTGGCGGCAAGCTGGGCAATGAGCTGGCTGAGCAGCAGCCTATGTTCTACAACCGCGGAGTGAGCGGTGACCGGATCTCCGATCTGTATGCCCGTTGGAATGAGGATGCGATCTATCTGCAGCCGGATATTCTCAGCATCCTGATCGGGGTCAACGATATTTGGAGAATGATGAAGGGCGAGCCGGGCGGCTGCACCGACCGTTACGAACGTGCTTACCGCCATGTGCTGGAAGAGACGCGCGAAGTGCTGCCGGATACGAAGCTGGTGCTGGTCGAGCCGTTTATCCTGAATACCGGAGCACCCGCGGAAGACTGGAGTGGATGGTCCAAATGGATCAGCCATTATCAGGGGGTTGTCCGCGAGCTTTCGCAGCAATTCGGCACCGTGCATGTTCCGCTGCAGGATGCTTTCAACGCAGCTGTGGAGAGAGCAGAGGCAGCCTACTGGCTGTGGGATGGCGTTCACCCGACGACTGCCGGGCATGATCTGATCGCCAAGGAATGGCTGAGTGTTGTGGAGAAGAGCGGGATATGCTAA
- a CDS encoding aldo/keto reductase family protein, with translation MKYRRLGNTGLKVSEIGLGSWLTYGTAAEQKAADACVAKAFECGINFFDTANAYNRGEGEKAIGAALRSYQRSDYVLSTKVFFPMGDGVNDRGLSRKHIMEQCEASLKRLGTDYIDVYFCHRFDKDTPVEETLRALDDLTAQGKILYSAVSEWSAAQIARAGGISRRLNLRPLASNQPIYNMFERYIEEEVLEVSGQEGLGQVVFSPLAQGILTGKYKPGQQPPAGTRGADDSVNGVIRSYLRDDVLGVVAQLDDLAASLGLKLSQLALAWVLRQPGVSSALIGASKPGQVEENAQASGILLQQETLETIDGLLRQVADFAPAR, from the coding sequence ATGAAGTATAGAAGATTAGGCAATACAGGCCTTAAGGTCAGTGAGATCGGCCTGGGCAGCTGGCTTACTTACGGAACAGCCGCAGAGCAGAAAGCAGCGGACGCCTGCGTGGCCAAAGCTTTTGAATGCGGTATCAATTTCTTCGATACCGCCAATGCCTACAACCGCGGGGAAGGCGAGAAGGCGATTGGCGCAGCTCTCCGCTCCTACCAGCGGTCGGATTATGTGCTCAGCACCAAGGTGTTTTTCCCGATGGGAGACGGGGTGAACGACCGGGGGCTTTCCCGCAAGCATATTATGGAGCAATGCGAGGCCAGCCTGAAGCGTCTCGGAACCGATTACATTGATGTGTATTTCTGCCACCGCTTTGACAAGGATACGCCGGTGGAAGAAACCTTGCGCGCGCTGGATGACCTTACAGCCCAAGGTAAAATCCTCTATTCCGCAGTCAGCGAATGGAGCGCGGCGCAAATCGCCCGTGCCGGAGGCATCAGCCGCAGGCTGAATCTCCGCCCGTTGGCCTCCAATCAGCCGATCTACAATATGTTCGAGCGTTATATCGAAGAAGAGGTACTTGAGGTATCGGGGCAGGAAGGACTGGGACAAGTCGTCTTCTCGCCGCTCGCCCAGGGCATTCTGACCGGCAAATACAAGCCGGGACAACAGCCTCCGGCCGGGACACGCGGCGCAGACGATTCAGTGAACGGCGTCATCCGCAGCTATCTGCGCGACGATGTCCTTGGCGTCGTTGCCCAGTTGGATGACCTGGCGGCCAGCCTCGGCCTGAAGCTCTCACAGCTGGCGCTGGCCTGGGTACTCCGCCAGCCAGGTGTCAGCTCTGCACTGATCGGAGCCAGCAAGCCCGGCCAGGTTGAAGAGAATGCACAGGCCTCCGGCATTCTCCTCCAGCAGGAAACGCTGGAGACCATCGACGGCCTGCTCCGCCAGGTGGCCGATTTCGCACCGGCGAGATAG
- a CDS encoding response regulator — translation MEYRVPRLLKICVIDDIRSVVDMIARKPDWQKHGIEVAGTALDGEEGLQMIRGCKPDIVLTDIRMPRMDGLEMTRAILEFAPQCKIIILSAYSEFSYAQQAIRLGAMDFVKKPFSLEEIVNVVLKAKAICLQEREEQEKVREMEAKIKESLPILRQEYLTFLMQHQTTEHSAKSRWEYLGIPLNQENFIVFIAEIDHFSEKFGSQPVQEIELVRFSLQNILEETIRSRTRGIIFREATNRYVCVMNGEDPGTAEQIAEACCANISRYSRCTISVGTGLCVSTVHELADSYAQALSALAYHFYTDGNAVYSYSSIVHKPRSVNNYSVAAEQEFLFALRSGNRDKSQQVLRHIFDELLQLDPLPEPQYVENIGYELAFKICRVMLELFPYEKVQPLEQQVNRLRNQHSPSLQEIRTLLEGLCAEGCRWIEEERSMESTLIIHRAKAYICANLHTSLTLEQVAKQINLSQGYFSNLFKKVAGISFQQFVTHEKMEKAKSMLIEGMQVQEIAIELGYEHRRYFSEVFKKSTDMTPSEFKISYLGKG, via the coding sequence ATGGAATATAGAGTGCCTAGGCTGCTCAAAATTTGTGTTATCGATGATATCCGAAGTGTGGTGGATATGATTGCCCGCAAGCCGGACTGGCAAAAGCACGGCATTGAAGTGGCAGGGACAGCGCTCGATGGCGAAGAAGGACTGCAGATGATCCGCGGGTGCAAGCCTGATATCGTGCTTACGGACATCCGGATGCCGCGCATGGACGGGCTTGAGATGACCCGGGCAATTCTGGAATTTGCGCCCCAGTGCAAAATCATTATCCTCAGCGCATATTCAGAGTTTTCTTATGCGCAGCAGGCGATCCGCCTCGGGGCGATGGATTTTGTCAAAAAGCCGTTTTCACTCGAAGAGATTGTGAATGTGGTGCTGAAGGCCAAGGCGATATGCTTGCAGGAGCGTGAGGAGCAGGAGAAAGTCAGGGAAATGGAAGCCAAAATCAAAGAAAGTCTGCCGATTCTCCGCCAGGAGTATCTGACCTTTCTGATGCAGCATCAGACCACGGAACATAGCGCGAAATCCCGCTGGGAGTATTTAGGGATTCCGCTGAATCAGGAGAATTTCATCGTATTTATCGCGGAGATTGATCATTTTTCTGAGAAGTTCGGCAGCCAGCCGGTGCAGGAGATCGAGCTTGTCCGCTTCAGCCTGCAAAATATACTGGAGGAGACGATACGCTCCCGGACGCGGGGGATTATCTTCCGGGAGGCAACGAACCGTTACGTTTGTGTGATGAACGGGGAGGATCCCGGTACTGCCGAGCAGATTGCGGAGGCTTGCTGTGCGAATATCAGCCGATATTCCCGGTGTACGATCTCGGTAGGAACGGGACTTTGCGTATCAACGGTACATGAGCTTGCGGATTCCTACGCACAGGCGCTCAGCGCGCTGGCTTATCATTTCTATACAGACGGAAATGCTGTGTACAGTTATTCCAGTATCGTCCATAAACCCCGGTCCGTGAACAATTATTCCGTTGCTGCTGAACAGGAATTTCTGTTCGCGCTCCGTTCGGGCAACCGCGACAAAAGCCAGCAGGTGCTGCGGCATATTTTTGACGAGCTGCTGCAGTTGGACCCGCTGCCCGAGCCGCAGTACGTAGAGAACATCGGTTATGAGCTGGCGTTCAAAATCTGCCGGGTTATGCTGGAATTGTTCCCCTACGAGAAGGTTCAGCCACTAGAGCAGCAGGTGAACCGGCTGAGGAACCAGCATTCCCCTTCTCTGCAGGAGATACGCACGCTGCTGGAAGGGTTGTGTGCGGAAGGCTGCCGCTGGATTGAAGAGGAGCGTTCCATGGAGTCCACTCTGATTATTCATCGGGCAAAAGCGTATATCTGTGCAAATCTCCATACCAGCCTGACACTGGAGCAGGTGGCGAAGCAGATCAATTTGAGCCAGGGATATTTCTCTAACCTGTTCAAGAAGGTAGCGGGCATTTCCTTTCAGCAGTTTGTCACGCATGAAAAGATGGAGAAGGCTAAAAGTATGCTGATTGAAGGCATGCAGGTGCAGGAAATCGCCATAGAGCTGGGCTACGAGCACCGCCGCTATTTCAGTGAGGTGTTCAAGAAGTCCACCGATATGACACCTTCGGAGTTTAAAATATCTTATCTGGGCAAAGGTTGA
- a CDS encoding sensor histidine kinase — protein MKSPRRWGGLIREKLSDRFYQISIKQRVLFSFILLITLSISAMGLLTYRIAGKEIQNNAFETSRETVDKTMQLLDYRLNDVAMSVQSLMLSDAYRQMMIDVQAHDVKNYYVHLSEMQYVLSQATFNEPIIENVLIATPIGDFYSTTQVRAQDHSFYGSELYDNSKKNPGGYWAKAHYDRLFTGNQRVVSFVVRGIYEHTPITNVFIVVNLRENRITSLLNQNSSGNDREYLLLNKEGEAVVQSGGFTREEPPKDPAFLRDSTTGSEGNFFYPFDGEDYLVNYKQSTIAPNWILAGIQSKDQLLGQLKGVQRTILYVILVFLLTTWFFSNKLTAALLKPLFKLSRLMRRVEENQLSVSYESKYNDEIAQVGFQFNRMMTEIKSLIEDVRQNEEGKRHAEIRALTAQMEPHFLYNTLNTIYCKSVMGENDDVNEMILALSQMFQLGLSGGKDLIPLEDELSHVQQYCAIQQKCYEDLFQYNVDIGEEELLSFPVPKILLQPIVENSIQHGFADRRRGGVIQVRISTEHSMLHIVVEDNGKGMDVVKVEQGMHKREVSKKGYALVNIRHRLMLYYGGEARMELSGEPGAGSRTDLWIPLSPLRGEGGSYGI, from the coding sequence ATGAAATCCCCGAGAAGGTGGGGCGGGCTGATCCGGGAGAAGCTTAGCGACAGATTTTATCAGATATCCATCAAACAGAGAGTGCTGTTCTCTTTCATTCTGTTGATAACGCTATCAATCAGTGCGATGGGATTGTTAACCTACCGGATTGCCGGGAAGGAAATTCAGAACAACGCCTTTGAGACCAGCAGGGAAACGGTGGACAAGACCATGCAGCTGCTCGATTACAGACTGAATGATGTGGCCATGTCGGTACAATCGCTGATGCTGAGTGATGCCTACAGGCAGATGATGATCGATGTTCAGGCTCATGATGTGAAAAATTACTATGTCCATTTGTCGGAAATGCAGTATGTTCTCTCCCAGGCCACCTTCAATGAACCGATTATTGAGAACGTTCTTATTGCAACGCCAATCGGCGATTTCTACTCGACAACGCAGGTGCGGGCGCAAGATCATTCATTTTACGGCTCGGAGCTGTACGACAACAGTAAAAAAAATCCCGGCGGTTATTGGGCCAAAGCCCATTACGACCGGCTGTTTACAGGCAATCAGCGTGTCGTTTCTTTTGTGGTGCGGGGAATATATGAGCATACGCCGATTACGAATGTGTTCATCGTCGTCAACCTCCGGGAGAACCGGATTACCTCGCTGCTGAATCAGAACAGCTCCGGCAATGACCGGGAATACCTGCTGCTGAACAAGGAAGGCGAAGCGGTGGTGCAGAGCGGCGGGTTCACCCGCGAGGAGCCGCCGAAGGACCCGGCATTTCTGCGTGACAGCACCACTGGTAGCGAGGGGAATTTCTTTTACCCTTTTGACGGAGAAGATTATCTGGTCAATTATAAGCAATCGACAATTGCGCCGAACTGGATCCTGGCCGGGATACAGTCCAAGGATCAGCTTCTCGGACAGCTGAAGGGTGTGCAGCGGACAATTCTATATGTCATTCTGGTGTTTCTGCTGACCACATGGTTTTTCTCGAACAAACTGACAGCCGCCCTCCTTAAGCCGCTCTTCAAGCTGAGCAGACTGATGCGCAGGGTGGAGGAGAACCAGCTAAGTGTGTCTTATGAGAGCAAATATAATGACGAGATTGCCCAGGTTGGCTTCCAGTTTAACCGGATGATGACCGAAATCAAAAGCCTGATCGAGGATGTGCGACAGAACGAGGAGGGCAAACGCCATGCCGAAATCCGGGCGCTGACAGCCCAGATGGAACCGCATTTTCTCTACAATACGCTGAATACGATCTACTGCAAATCGGTGATGGGTGAAAATGACGATGTAAACGAGATGATTCTGGCCTTGTCGCAAATGTTCCAGCTGGGCCTCAGCGGCGGCAAGGATCTGATTCCGCTGGAGGACGAGCTTTCCCATGTGCAGCAGTATTGCGCCATCCAGCAAAAGTGCTATGAAGATCTGTTCCAGTACAATGTTGATATCGGAGAAGAAGAGCTGTTGTCCTTCCCGGTCCCCAAGATCCTGCTGCAGCCGATTGTGGAGAACAGCATCCAGCACGGCTTTGCGGACCGCCGAAGGGGCGGTGTCATTCAAGTGCGGATTTCCACGGAGCATTCCATGCTGCATATTGTGGTGGAGGACAACGGCAAGGGAATGGATGTTGTGAAGGTGGAGCAAGGAATGCACAAACGTGAAGTTTCCAAAAAAGGCTATGCACTGGTCAATATCAGGCATAGGCTGATGTTATATTACGGCGGTGAGGCGCGGATGGAGCTGTCCGGTGAACCGGGCGCTGGCTCCCGCACTGATTTATGGATACCGCTCAGCCCGCTGAGGGGGGAGGGAGGAAGCTATGGAATATAG